One Micromonospora sp. WMMD1120 genomic region harbors:
- a CDS encoding TadE family protein: protein MGRAAYPRWRRAVSTARRRVAAGGRERGANPVELAVLMPLILVLLFASIQIAAVFLARSTALNAAQSGVNAERLYDAPDGAGAQSATRFLRAAGGWLVGWDRTGPTCEATATDVTCTVTGRSLSVVPGVEFAIRQTAHGTVERVTEP, encoded by the coding sequence ATGGGTCGAGCCGCGTACCCGAGGTGGCGCCGGGCGGTCTCCACCGCCCGGCGTCGCGTCGCGGCCGGCGGCCGGGAGCGGGGCGCGAACCCGGTGGAGCTCGCCGTGCTGATGCCGCTGATCCTGGTGCTGCTCTTCGCCTCGATCCAGATCGCGGCGGTGTTCCTCGCCCGCTCCACGGCGCTGAACGCCGCGCAGAGCGGCGTGAACGCCGAGCGGCTGTACGACGCTCCCGACGGCGCCGGAGCGCAGAGCGCCACCCGCTTCCTGCGGGCCGCCGGCGGATGGCTGGTGGGCTGGGACCGGACCGGCCCGACCTGCGAGGCCACCGCAACCGACGTGACCTGCACTGTCACCGGCCGTTCCCTGTCCGTGGTGCCGGGCGTGGAGTTCGCGATCCGGCAGACCGCGCACGGGACCGTGGAACGGGTGACGGAACCGTGA
- a CDS encoding TadE/TadG family type IV pilus assembly protein produces MSRTAERGSVSIEVAVLAPAFIALMVLAGMVGRTAVAAEALDAAAHDAARAASISRDAGTAKREAEEAAEQQLDWRGLSCADGLNLTFAGTVGSTRTDIDAAFASEVGTDATVTVTITCRVSFRDITLGVLPGMPVERRVTSHFTSPLDRYRSRQ; encoded by the coding sequence GTGAGCCGTACCGCCGAGCGCGGCTCGGTCTCCATCGAGGTGGCGGTGCTCGCGCCCGCCTTCATAGCCCTGATGGTGCTCGCCGGCATGGTCGGGCGCACCGCGGTGGCGGCCGAGGCGCTGGACGCCGCCGCCCACGACGCGGCCCGCGCCGCCTCGATCTCCCGGGACGCGGGCACCGCCAAGCGGGAGGCGGAGGAGGCCGCCGAGCAGCAGTTGGACTGGCGCGGGCTGTCCTGCGCCGACGGCCTGAACCTGACGTTCGCTGGCACGGTGGGCAGCACGAGGACCGACATCGACGCCGCCTTCGCCAGCGAGGTCGGCACGGACGCCACGGTGACCGTGACGATCACCTGCCGGGTGTCCTTCCGGGACATCACCCTCGGCGTCCTGCCCGGGATGCCCGTCGAGAGGCGGGTCACGTCGCATTTCACCTCGCCGCTGGACCGCTACCGGAGCCGACAATGA
- a CDS encoding type II secretion system F family protein produces MNWQLAIAVCGGAGVGLGVFLVIRELAPATPALGPALRRLHQPPSAGRVTTPASRRLDYLTGMSRWLRPPHRQLALIDQTPEQYALSVLLSALFGLALPTLLGMALWVLGISIPLVVPVLGSLGLALVGGLLAHRAVLAKADAARDQFRQAVCTYLDLVALQLSAAHGPVQSLERAAAVCHGWVFDRLQESLRIAQMQMHAPWDELRDLADKIGIPELGDVGAIMRSSGSEGAQVHETLRSRADSLRDQIRTDNLARAEAVTSKLDIPGALLVFVLLGFVLYPFVARV; encoded by the coding sequence GTGAACTGGCAGCTGGCCATCGCCGTCTGCGGTGGCGCCGGTGTCGGGCTCGGGGTGTTCCTGGTGATCCGGGAACTGGCGCCGGCGACCCCGGCGCTCGGGCCGGCGCTGCGCCGGCTGCACCAACCGCCCAGTGCCGGTCGGGTCACCACGCCCGCGTCCCGCCGGCTGGACTACCTGACCGGAATGTCCCGCTGGCTGCGCCCGCCGCACCGGCAGCTCGCCCTGATCGACCAGACCCCCGAGCAGTACGCGCTGTCGGTGCTGCTCTCCGCGCTCTTCGGGCTGGCCCTGCCGACACTGCTCGGGATGGCGCTGTGGGTGCTCGGCATCTCGATCCCGCTCGTCGTGCCGGTGCTCGGCAGCCTCGGGCTGGCGCTGGTCGGTGGTCTACTGGCGCACCGGGCGGTGTTGGCCAAGGCGGACGCCGCCCGCGACCAGTTCCGGCAGGCGGTCTGCACCTACCTGGACCTGGTGGCCTTGCAACTCTCCGCGGCGCACGGGCCGGTGCAGTCGCTGGAGCGCGCGGCCGCGGTCTGCCACGGCTGGGTGTTCGACAGGCTCCAGGAGTCGCTGCGGATCGCGCAGATGCAGATGCACGCGCCCTGGGACGAGTTGCGCGACCTCGCCGACAAGATCGGCATTCCGGAGTTGGGCGACGTCGGCGCGATCATGCGCTCGTCCGGCAGCGAGGGCGCCCAGGTGCACGAGACCCTGCGCAGCCGGGCCGACTCGCTGCGCGACCAGATCCGCACCGACAACCTGGCCCGCGCCGAGGCGGTGACCAGCAAGCTCGACATCCCCGGCGCGCTGCTCGTTTTCGTGCTGCTCGGGTTCGTCCTCTATCCGTTCGTCGCCCGTGTCTGA
- a CDS encoding pilus assembly protein TadG-related protein, protein MTAAGPPAGQPPAGEHGRVSIFLAVTMIGVLAIVGLSFDGAGQLRTLQRADNLAAEAARAGGQAIDRATAIEGGAKRIHQPSAVVAVNTYLATAGTSGHTVSFPVIDGETLIRVRVTITYQRTMLGLFVQEKTVTVTGEATARAITAGP, encoded by the coding sequence ATGACCGCCGCCGGGCCACCCGCCGGGCAGCCGCCCGCCGGCGAGCACGGGCGGGTGAGCATCTTCCTGGCGGTGACGATGATCGGCGTACTGGCCATCGTCGGCCTCTCCTTCGACGGCGCCGGGCAACTCCGCACCCTGCAACGCGCCGACAACCTGGCCGCCGAGGCCGCCCGCGCCGGCGGCCAGGCCATCGACCGGGCCACCGCCATCGAGGGCGGGGCGAAGCGGATCCACCAGCCGAGCGCCGTCGTGGCGGTGAACACCTACCTGGCCACCGCCGGCACCTCCGGACACACGGTGAGCTTCCCGGTGATCGACGGGGAGACCCTGATCCGGGTCCGGGTCACGATCACCTACCAGCGCACCATGCTCGGGCTTTTCGTTCAGGAGAAGACGGTCACCGTCACCGGCGAGGCGACCGCGCGAGCAATCACCGCAGGACCGTAG
- a CDS encoding carbohydrate ABC transporter permease, producing MAQDSGTRTLISHAQLRRGRGRFLYWTLLTVVVVGFTLVFLGPLYWMVTGALKSGQEIAQTPPTLFPNDPQPQNYIDAWNNLDLAKLLFNTFYYAAGAVLFQLVFDTAAAYSMSKLRPIFGNVILSLMLATLMIPAMVLIVPQYVTVIDLPILHLNLLDSPFAIWLPLVANAFNIFLLKRFFDSIPEELMAAALMDGASALRTLWSIILPLSRPILGVVSIFAVTAVWKDFLWPKLVMPSPETRTVSVGIYAFAGGTPMNVVIAASVIAAIPTVIIFLIFQRNIMSGLTTGSLKG from the coding sequence ATGGCACAGGACTCCGGCACCCGGACCCTCATCTCTCACGCGCAGCTCCGCCGTGGGCGGGGCAGGTTCCTCTACTGGACGCTGCTCACCGTCGTCGTCGTGGGTTTCACCCTGGTCTTCCTCGGGCCGCTCTACTGGATGGTGACCGGCGCGCTGAAGTCCGGCCAGGAGATCGCGCAGACCCCACCGACGCTGTTCCCCAACGACCCGCAGCCGCAGAACTACATCGACGCGTGGAACAACCTGGACCTGGCGAAACTGCTGTTCAACACGTTCTACTACGCGGCCGGCGCGGTGCTCTTCCAACTCGTGTTCGACACCGCCGCCGCGTACTCGATGTCGAAGCTGCGGCCGATCTTCGGCAACGTCATCCTCAGCCTGATGCTCGCCACGCTGATGATCCCGGCGATGGTGCTGATCGTCCCGCAGTACGTGACGGTGATCGACCTGCCGATCCTGCACCTCAACCTGCTCGACTCGCCGTTCGCCATCTGGCTGCCGCTGGTCGCCAACGCGTTCAACATCTTCCTGTTGAAGCGGTTCTTCGACTCGATCCCCGAGGAGCTGATGGCGGCCGCCCTGATGGACGGGGCGTCGGCGCTGCGCACCCTGTGGTCCATCATCCTGCCGCTGTCGCGTCCCATCCTCGGGGTGGTCTCGATCTTCGCGGTGACGGCGGTCTGGAAGGACTTCCTCTGGCCGAAGCTGGTCATGCCGTCGCCCGAGACCCGGACGGTGAGCGTCGGCATCTACGCCTTCGCCGGTGGTACGCCGATGAACGTGGTCATCGCCGCGTCGGTCATCGCCGCGATCCCGACGGTCATCATCTTCCTGATCTTCCAGCGGAACATCATGTCCGGGCTCACCACCGGCAGCCTCAAGGGGTAG
- a CDS encoding glycoside hydrolase family 13 protein, with protein MSTADSSPWWRGAVIYQVYPRSFADGNGDGIGDVAGIRSRLNHLSALGVDAIWFSPWYPSPMADAGYDVSDYRDIDPVFGSLGEVEALIAEAHDLGIRTIVDVVPNHCSDAHPWFQAALAGGPGAPERDLFWFRPGRGPNGDQRPTDWVGEFGGETWTRTTNPDGTPGDWYLHLFAPQQPDFNWEHPRVRAEFEDILRFWFDRGVDGIRIDSAGLLVKDATLPEVRPDEPHPFHDLDGVHDIYRGWRRVADEYPDRALIGEVWLPDRQRFANYLRADELHAAFNFDFLGCAWDAAALRESIDGTLNAHAPVNAPATWVLSNHDVTRHVTRYGRADTRFSFAAKREGIPTDLELGTRRARAAALLSLSLPGAAYVYQGEELGLWEVEDIPYALRQDPMWERSGRIDPGRDGCRVPLPWGGDEPPFEFSPRGTATPWLPQPADWKDRTVSAQTGDPASMLELYRAAIQIRRSDPALGDGEMSWLPAPEGVLAFSRGGGFHCLVNLTDASVPLPVDGELLLASGPLDEGLLPSDTAVWLRTPESADGPGATRQ; from the coding sequence GTGTCCACAGCAGACAGCAGTCCGTGGTGGCGTGGAGCGGTTATCTACCAGGTGTATCCGCGGAGCTTCGCGGACGGCAACGGCGACGGCATCGGCGACGTCGCCGGCATCCGGTCCCGGCTGAACCACCTGTCCGCGCTCGGCGTCGACGCGATCTGGTTCAGCCCCTGGTACCCCTCGCCGATGGCGGACGCCGGCTACGACGTGTCCGACTACCGCGACATCGACCCGGTCTTCGGCTCGCTCGGCGAGGTGGAGGCGTTGATCGCCGAGGCGCACGACCTGGGCATCCGGACCATCGTCGACGTGGTGCCGAACCACTGCTCGGACGCGCACCCGTGGTTCCAGGCCGCACTCGCCGGTGGGCCCGGCGCGCCCGAGCGGGACCTGTTCTGGTTCCGCCCCGGCCGGGGCCCGAACGGTGACCAGCGGCCGACCGACTGGGTCGGCGAGTTCGGCGGCGAAACCTGGACCCGGACCACCAACCCGGACGGCACCCCCGGCGACTGGTACCTGCACCTGTTCGCCCCGCAGCAGCCGGACTTCAACTGGGAGCACCCGAGGGTGCGCGCCGAGTTCGAGGACATCCTGCGGTTCTGGTTCGACAGGGGGGTGGACGGCATCCGGATCGACTCGGCCGGTCTGCTGGTCAAGGACGCCACCCTGCCCGAGGTACGCCCCGACGAGCCGCACCCCTTCCACGACCTCGACGGTGTGCACGACATCTACCGGGGCTGGCGGCGGGTCGCCGACGAGTACCCGGACCGGGCGCTGATCGGTGAGGTGTGGTTGCCGGACCGGCAGCGGTTCGCCAACTACCTGCGTGCGGACGAGCTGCACGCCGCGTTCAACTTCGACTTCCTCGGCTGCGCCTGGGACGCCGCGGCGCTGCGCGAGAGCATCGACGGGACGCTCAACGCGCACGCGCCGGTCAACGCGCCGGCCACCTGGGTGCTCTCCAACCACGACGTCACCCGACACGTCACCCGCTACGGCCGGGCGGACACCAGGTTCAGCTTCGCCGCCAAGCGCGAGGGGATCCCCACCGACCTGGAGCTGGGCACCCGCCGGGCCCGGGCCGCCGCGCTGCTGTCGCTGTCGCTGCCCGGCGCGGCCTACGTCTACCAGGGCGAGGAGCTGGGGCTCTGGGAGGTCGAGGACATCCCGTACGCGCTGCGTCAGGACCCGATGTGGGAGCGCTCCGGGCGGATCGACCCCGGTCGGGACGGCTGCCGCGTACCGCTGCCCTGGGGCGGCGACGAGCCGCCGTTCGAGTTCAGCCCGCGCGGCACGGCAACGCCCTGGCTGCCCCAACCCGCCGACTGGAAGGACCGGACGGTCAGCGCCCAGACCGGCGACCCCGCCTCGATGCTGGAGCTGTACCGGGCGGCGATCCAGATCCGACGCTCCGACCCGGCGCTCGGCGACGGCGAGATGAGCTGGCTGCCCGCCCCGGAGGGCGTGCTCGCCTTCAGTCGCGGCGGTGGTTTCCACTGCCTGGTCAACCTCACCGACGCGTCGGTGCCGCTGCCTGTCGACGGAGAGCTGCTGCTGGCCAGCGGACCACTCGACGAGGGTCTGCTGCCGTCGGACACCGCGGTCTGGCTGCGTACCCCCGAATCGGCGGACGGACCCGGCGCCACCCGACAGTGA
- a CDS encoding Rieske 2Fe-2S domain-containing protein, translated as MRELLTRVEQDSRLDRTGDRLQRVVLGALRPRRLRDLLHGVSIGHPLHPAMVQVPVGAWISAAVLDLMPGQRKPATVLVGLGTVSALPAAVAGLNDWAALSRDQRRVGLVHAAANSVGLVFYAGSLAARLSGRTGMGRALGFLGLSTVSLGAYIGGHLAYKQGAQVNQSISELHRMSDGWHSLGDMATLPQRTLITREVDDDVSVILYRHGDEVTVMLERCPHQSGPLGEGEVQEIDGHACVVCPWHGSAFRLNGGEVVQGPSGNDQQILPTRVENGVLQTRLP; from the coding sequence GTGCGAGAGCTTCTGACGCGAGTTGAGCAGGATTCCCGGCTGGATCGGACGGGTGACCGGTTGCAGCGTGTCGTCCTGGGCGCGCTGCGCCCGCGGCGGCTGCGCGACCTACTGCACGGGGTGAGCATCGGGCATCCGCTGCACCCGGCAATGGTGCAGGTGCCGGTCGGCGCGTGGATCAGCGCTGCCGTGCTGGACCTGATGCCGGGCCAACGCAAGCCCGCCACGGTGCTTGTCGGCCTAGGCACCGTCAGCGCTCTGCCGGCGGCGGTCGCCGGGCTCAACGACTGGGCGGCGCTCTCCCGGGACCAGCGCCGGGTCGGCCTGGTGCACGCCGCCGCCAACAGCGTCGGGCTGGTGTTCTACGCCGGCTCGCTGGCCGCCCGGCTGTCCGGCCGCACCGGGATGGGCCGTGCGCTCGGCTTCCTGGGGCTCTCCACGGTGAGCCTCGGCGCCTACATCGGGGGGCATCTCGCGTACAAGCAGGGGGCGCAGGTCAACCAGAGCATCTCCGAGCTGCACCGGATGAGCGACGGCTGGCACTCGCTGGGGGACATGGCGACCCTGCCGCAACGCACCCTGATCACCCGCGAGGTGGACGACGACGTCTCGGTGATCCTCTACCGGCACGGTGACGAGGTGACGGTGATGCTGGAGCGCTGCCCGCACCAGAGTGGGCCGCTCGGCGAGGGTGAGGTGCAGGAGATCGACGGCCACGCCTGCGTGGTCTGCCCCTGGCACGGCAGCGCGTTCCGGCTCAACGGCGGCGAGGTGGTGCAGGGGCCGTCCGGCAACGACCAGCAGATCCTGCCCACCAGGGTGGAGAACGGCGTGCTCCAGACCCGCCTGCCCTGA
- a CDS encoding discoidin domain-containing protein: MSSNGTRRGTPPTGAPHPVPRTGHRRLLAGVLAGALLATAPVVIPAASAAPAADASAAAARVAMLAGLSATMTASSYNQNYVAGNANDGNASTYWESANNAFPQWIQADLGATVSVDRVVLKLPPSSDWQTRTQTLTVLGSTNGSSFSTLKASAGYTFNPSSGNTATVTFTATSTRYVRLQVTGNTGWPAAQFSEVEVYGATGSPDTQAPSVPGNLAYTQPASGQIRLTWSASTDNVGVTGYDIYANGALRGSVNGSTLAYTDSQADSATVSYHVRAKDAAGNQSANSNTVTRTGTGNPPTGSNLAIGKPITASGYVHTFVATNANDNNVATYWEGNGNPSTLTVQLGANATLSQVVLKLNPDSAWGTRTQNITVLGRDQGSSSFTTLVGAANYTFNPGSGNTVTIPVSGSAADVRLSIASNTGAPAGQVAEFQVFGTPAPNPDLTVTGMSFSPSAPVETSAITLSATVRNAGSAASGATNVNFYLGSTRVGTASVGGLAAGASTTVSASIGTRDSGSYPLSAKVDESNTVVEQDDTNNSYTNPSPLVVGAVASSDLVASAVDWSPGNPPPGSTVSFSVSIRNAGNQASASGAHGITLTVLNESGTAVRTLTGSYSGVINAGATVGPVNLGTWTAANGKYTVRVVLAADGNELPVKQTNNTTDRPLFVGRGANLGYDMYEAEDGTTGGGAGQVGPNREIGNLGGEASGRRAVTLNSTGAYVEWTTRAATNTLVTRFSIPDAPGGGGIDSTLNIYVNGALHKPINLTSKHIWLYGAEASPSDSPSAGPPRHLYDEANVMLNSTIPAGSRIRLQKDPANTTTYAIDFVNLELVAPRANPDPSRYRVPSGFSHQDVQNALDAVRMDTTGNLVGVYLPAGTYETAQKFQVYGKPVTVTGAGMWYTRFQTPTGQQNTDAGFRVESSASGSTFSHLAFFGNYTNRIDGPGKVWGELKDVDNMTLDSVWVEHTVCAYWGVSVSGLTIRDSRFRNTFADAVNLTNGSTNNLVTNSEGRSNGDDAFALFSATDQGASVGNNGNVFENLSATLTWRAAGVAVYGGYNNIFRNLYIADMLTYSGITISSLDFGYPFVGFGSSPPTQFQNISIVRAGGHFWGSQTFPAIWVFSASKEFRGIRVSDVDIVDPTYTGIMFQTKYTGSQPENPITDTVFTNVSISGVRKSGDAYDAKSGYAIWANEMPEPGQGPAVGSVTFNNLRLTNNYQDIRNTTTTFTINRN, from the coding sequence ATGTCCAGTAACGGCACCAGACGAGGCACGCCGCCGACCGGCGCGCCCCATCCCGTCCCCCGCACGGGGCACCGACGGCTCCTCGCCGGAGTGCTCGCCGGCGCGCTCCTCGCCACCGCCCCGGTCGTCATCCCCGCGGCGAGCGCGGCGCCGGCCGCCGACGCGTCAGCGGCCGCCGCGCGGGTGGCCATGCTCGCCGGGCTCTCCGCCACAATGACCGCGAGCAGTTACAACCAGAACTACGTGGCCGGCAACGCCAACGACGGCAACGCGTCGACCTACTGGGAGAGCGCCAACAACGCGTTCCCGCAGTGGATCCAGGCGGACCTGGGCGCGACGGTCAGTGTGGACCGGGTGGTGCTGAAGCTGCCGCCCTCGTCGGACTGGCAGACCCGCACCCAGACGCTGACGGTGCTCGGCTCGACGAACGGCTCGTCGTTCAGCACGCTGAAGGCGTCCGCCGGCTACACCTTCAACCCGAGCAGCGGCAACACCGCCACCGTCACCTTCACCGCCACCAGCACCCGCTACGTACGGTTGCAGGTCACCGGCAACACCGGCTGGCCGGCCGCGCAGTTCTCCGAGGTCGAGGTGTACGGCGCCACCGGCAGCCCGGACACCCAGGCCCCGAGCGTCCCCGGCAACCTGGCCTACACCCAGCCGGCCAGCGGGCAGATCCGGCTCACCTGGTCGGCGTCGACCGACAACGTCGGCGTCACCGGGTACGACATCTACGCCAACGGGGCTCTGCGCGGCAGCGTCAACGGCTCGACGCTCGCGTACACCGACAGCCAGGCGGACAGCGCCACCGTCTCGTACCACGTTCGGGCCAAGGACGCGGCCGGCAACCAGTCGGCGAACAGCAACACGGTGACCCGCACCGGCACCGGCAACCCGCCGACCGGCAGCAACCTGGCGATCGGCAAGCCGATCACCGCCTCCGGGTACGTGCACACGTTCGTCGCCACCAACGCGAACGACAACAACGTGGCCACCTACTGGGAGGGCAACGGCAACCCGAGCACGCTGACCGTGCAGCTCGGCGCGAACGCCACCCTCAGCCAGGTCGTGCTGAAGCTCAACCCGGACTCGGCGTGGGGCACGCGTACCCAGAACATCACCGTGCTCGGCCGGGACCAGGGCTCGTCGAGCTTCACCACGCTGGTCGGCGCGGCGAACTACACCTTCAACCCGGGCAGCGGCAACACGGTGACCATCCCGGTCTCCGGCTCGGCTGCCGACGTACGGCTCTCGATCGCCTCGAACACCGGCGCGCCGGCCGGGCAGGTGGCCGAGTTCCAGGTCTTCGGCACCCCCGCGCCAAACCCGGACCTGACCGTCACCGGCATGTCGTTCAGCCCGTCCGCGCCGGTGGAGACCAGCGCCATCACGCTCTCCGCGACGGTCCGCAACGCGGGTTCGGCGGCCTCCGGCGCGACGAACGTCAACTTCTACCTGGGCTCCACCCGGGTCGGCACCGCGTCGGTAGGCGGCCTCGCGGCCGGCGCGTCGACGACGGTCAGCGCCAGCATCGGCACCCGGGACTCGGGTAGCTACCCGCTCAGCGCGAAGGTCGACGAGTCGAACACCGTCGTCGAGCAGGACGACACCAACAACAGCTACACCAACCCCAGCCCGCTGGTGGTCGGCGCTGTCGCCAGCTCCGACCTGGTCGCCTCGGCCGTCGACTGGTCGCCGGGCAACCCGCCGCCGGGCAGCACCGTCAGCTTCTCCGTGTCGATCCGCAACGCCGGCAACCAGGCGTCCGCGTCCGGCGCGCACGGCATCACGCTGACGGTGCTCAACGAGTCCGGCACCGCCGTGCGTACCCTGACCGGCTCGTACTCCGGTGTGATCAACGCCGGCGCGACGGTCGGCCCGGTCAACCTGGGCACCTGGACCGCTGCGAACGGCAAGTACACCGTCCGGGTGGTGCTCGCCGCGGACGGCAACGAGTTGCCGGTGAAGCAGACCAACAACACCACCGACCGGCCGCTCTTCGTGGGTCGCGGCGCCAACCTGGGCTACGACATGTACGAGGCCGAGGACGGCACGACCGGCGGCGGCGCCGGGCAGGTCGGCCCGAACCGGGAGATCGGCAACCTGGGCGGCGAGGCGTCCGGCCGTCGGGCGGTCACCCTGAACAGCACCGGCGCGTACGTCGAGTGGACCACCCGGGCGGCGACCAACACCCTGGTCACCCGCTTCTCGATCCCCGACGCGCCGGGCGGCGGCGGCATCGACTCGACGCTCAACATCTACGTCAACGGCGCCCTGCACAAGCCGATCAACCTGACCTCCAAGCACATCTGGCTCTACGGCGCGGAGGCCAGCCCCAGCGACTCGCCGAGCGCGGGCCCGCCTCGCCACCTGTACGACGAGGCGAACGTCATGCTGAACTCGACGATCCCGGCCGGCAGCAGGATCCGTTTGCAGAAGGACCCGGCCAACACCACCACGTACGCGATCGACTTCGTCAACCTGGAGCTGGTCGCGCCACGGGCGAACCCGGACCCCTCCCGCTACCGGGTGCCGAGCGGCTTCAGCCACCAGGACGTCCAGAACGCGCTCGACGCGGTCCGGATGGACACCACCGGCAACCTGGTGGGCGTCTACCTGCCGGCCGGCACCTACGAGACCGCGCAGAAGTTCCAGGTGTACGGGAAGCCGGTGACCGTCACGGGCGCGGGTATGTGGTACACCCGCTTCCAGACGCCGACCGGCCAGCAGAACACCGACGCGGGCTTCCGGGTGGAGTCCTCGGCCAGCGGGTCGACCTTCTCGCACCTGGCCTTCTTCGGCAACTACACCAACCGCATCGACGGGCCGGGCAAGGTCTGGGGTGAGTTGAAGGACGTCGACAACATGACGCTCGACAGCGTCTGGGTCGAGCACACCGTCTGCGCGTACTGGGGGGTGAGCGTCAGCGGGTTGACCATCCGCGACAGCCGCTTCCGGAACACCTTCGCCGACGCCGTGAACCTGACCAACGGCAGTACCAACAACCTGGTCACCAACTCCGAGGGCCGGTCGAACGGCGACGACGCGTTCGCCCTCTTCTCGGCCACCGACCAGGGCGCGTCGGTCGGCAACAACGGCAACGTGTTCGAGAACCTCTCGGCCACGCTGACCTGGCGGGCGGCCGGGGTGGCGGTCTACGGCGGCTACAACAACATCTTCCGCAACCTGTACATCGCGGACATGTTGACGTACTCCGGGATCACCATCAGCTCGCTGGACTTCGGTTATCCGTTCGTCGGCTTCGGCTCCAGCCCACCGACCCAGTTCCAGAACATCTCGATCGTCAGAGCGGGTGGACACTTCTGGGGCTCCCAGACATTCCCCGCGATCTGGGTGTTCTCCGCGTCGAAGGAGTTCCGCGGCATCCGGGTGTCCGACGTGGACATCGTCGACCCGACGTACACCGGCATCATGTTCCAGACCAAGTACACCGGGTCGCAGCCGGAGAACCCGATCACCGACACGGTCTTCACCAACGTCTCGATCAGCGGCGTGCGCAAGAGCGGTGACGCCTACGACGCGAAGTCCGGCTACGCGATCTGGGCGAACGAGATGCCGGAACCCGGTCAGGGTCCGGCGGTCGGTTCGGTCACCTTCAACAACCTGCGGCTGACCAACAACTACCAGGACATTCGCAACACGACGACGACCTTCACCATCAACCGCAACTGA
- a CDS encoding crotonase/enoyl-CoA hydratase family protein, translating to MSVRVERRGAVTTVVLDRAQARNAVDGPTARALADAFRAFEADSEAAVAVLWGAGGTFCAGADLKAIGTPSGNRVEPEGDGPMGPTRMALSKPVIAAISGYAVAGGLELALWCDLRVAESDATLGVFCRRWGVPLIDGGTVRLPRLIGESRAMDLILTGRPVPADEAYAMGLVNRVVPPGQARAAAEELAATIARHPQTCLRNDRAAVLAGAGRPEAEALATELAYGMDSLAADALAGAARFAAGEGRHGATPPGGVSPPTASATG from the coding sequence GTGAGTGTGCGGGTGGAGCGTCGCGGGGCCGTCACCACTGTTGTGCTCGATCGGGCACAGGCTCGGAACGCCGTGGACGGGCCGACGGCTCGGGCGCTGGCGGACGCCTTCCGGGCCTTCGAGGCCGACTCCGAGGCTGCGGTGGCGGTGCTCTGGGGTGCCGGTGGCACGTTCTGCGCCGGTGCCGACCTCAAGGCGATCGGCACGCCGAGCGGCAACCGGGTCGAGCCGGAGGGGGACGGCCCGATGGGTCCGACCCGGATGGCGCTCAGCAAGCCGGTGATCGCGGCGATCTCCGGGTACGCCGTGGCGGGCGGGCTCGAACTGGCGCTCTGGTGTGACCTGCGGGTCGCCGAGTCCGACGCCACGCTCGGGGTGTTCTGCCGTCGCTGGGGAGTGCCGCTGATCGACGGTGGCACCGTCCGGCTGCCCCGCTTGATCGGCGAGAGTCGGGCGATGGACCTGATCCTCACCGGCCGCCCGGTGCCGGCCGACGAGGCGTACGCGATGGGTTTGGTCAATCGGGTCGTGCCGCCCGGCCAGGCGCGGGCCGCGGCCGAGGAGTTGGCGGCGACGATCGCCCGACATCCGCAGACCTGCCTGCGCAACGACCGGGCTGCGGTGCTGGCCGGCGCGGGACGGCCGGAGGCGGAGGCGCTGGCGACCGAGTTGGCGTACGGGATGGACTCGCTGGCGGCGGACGCGCTGGCCGGCGCGGCCCGGTTCGCGGCGGGTGAGGGGCGGCACGGCGCGACGCCGCCGGGAGGGGTGAGCCCCCCGACGGCGTCGGCTACCGGGTGA